In Holophagales bacterium, one DNA window encodes the following:
- a CDS encoding Ppx/GppA family phosphatase yields the protein MRKGTSGSEPASHTAAAPARLAAIDIGSNSIHMVIVEADGRGGHRTLDREREMVRLGESALGPAGKISERALRQGLDTLLRMTTLARLKGVERFVAVATSAVREAANGEEFLEQVRALAGLDVRLLSGEEEARLIWRAVREAIDLAHGTHAIVDIGGGSTEWIVAVEDRIVAARSLPLGSLRCGHRLASDPPTAGELTRLRRRIDRELAELPLPDGLGRLVATSGTANCCADLAAWFAGRDPRGPATGSRELRRRDLEQIVARLRSLSRRQIAALPPVGEGRAASLLPGAVLLAAIARRAGAERLTICDRALRDGLVLDELGAPAAASARGDVRRRQVHSLLERVGGPVAAHGEKTATLALRLFDLTASLHGLGRREREWLEHAARLHDIGHSIHYRGHHKHSQYLIETAGLDGFDEREIEVIAQVARYHRGARPRLKHPAFGALRPWQRRAVVRLTALLRVADALDRTHAGRVDDLRVAITRRKVRIEAISGYDVAIEVETARDRGVLFAETFDRRLVVRQAAADPVQPQEHKSLPDKRLGFAGGPLVEKPALTN from the coding sequence ATGCGCAAAGGCACCTCCGGAAGCGAACCCGCCTCCCACACCGCGGCGGCGCCGGCTCGCCTGGCGGCCATCGACATCGGGTCGAACTCGATCCACATGGTGATCGTCGAGGCGGACGGCCGCGGCGGCCACCGCACCCTCGACCGCGAGCGCGAGATGGTCCGGCTGGGCGAGAGTGCGCTGGGGCCGGCAGGGAAGATCTCCGAGCGCGCCCTGCGCCAGGGGCTCGACACGCTGCTGCGGATGACGACGCTCGCCCGCCTCAAGGGGGTGGAGCGGTTCGTCGCCGTCGCCACCAGCGCCGTGCGCGAGGCCGCCAACGGCGAGGAGTTCCTCGAGCAGGTCCGGGCGCTCGCCGGGCTCGACGTCCGGTTGCTCTCCGGCGAAGAGGAGGCGCGACTGATCTGGCGCGCCGTCCGCGAGGCGATCGACCTCGCCCACGGAACCCACGCCATCGTCGACATCGGCGGCGGCAGCACCGAGTGGATCGTCGCCGTCGAGGATCGCATCGTCGCCGCCCGCAGCCTGCCGCTCGGCTCGCTGCGCTGCGGCCACCGGCTGGCCTCCGACCCACCGACCGCCGGCGAGCTCACGCGCTTGCGGCGACGGATCGACCGCGAGCTCGCCGAGCTGCCGCTCCCCGACGGGCTCGGACGGCTCGTGGCGACCTCGGGAACCGCCAACTGTTGCGCCGATCTCGCCGCCTGGTTCGCCGGCCGCGACCCGCGCGGACCGGCGACCGGCTCGCGCGAGCTGCGGCGCCGTGACCTCGAGCAGATCGTCGCGCGGTTGCGATCGCTGTCACGCCGCCAGATCGCCGCGCTGCCGCCGGTCGGCGAAGGGCGTGCCGCCTCGCTGCTCCCCGGAGCCGTGCTTCTCGCTGCCATCGCCCGCCGCGCCGGTGCCGAGCGGCTGACCATCTGCGACCGGGCCTTGCGCGACGGACTGGTGCTCGACGAGCTCGGTGCGCCGGCGGCTGCCAGCGCGCGCGGCGACGTGCGACGGCGTCAGGTACATTCGCTGCTCGAACGCGTCGGGGGCCCCGTGGCGGCGCACGGCGAGAAGACCGCAACTCTCGCTCTGCGCCTGTTCGACCTCACCGCGTCGCTGCACGGTCTCGGCCGCCGCGAGCGCGAGTGGCTCGAACACGCCGCACGCCTTCACGACATCGGCCATTCGATCCACTACCGCGGTCACCACAAGCACAGCCAGTACCTGATCGAGACCGCCGGCCTCGACGGCTTCGACGAGCGGGAGATCGAGGTGATCGCCCAGGTGGCCCGCTACCACCGGGGCGCCCGACCGCGCCTCAAGCACCCGGCGTTCGGGGCCCTGCGTCCCTGGCAGCGGCGCGCCGTCGTCCGACTCACCGCCTTGTTGCGGGTTGCCGACGCCCTCGACCGGACACATGCCGGCCGGGTCGACGACCTCCGGGTGGCGATCACTCGCCGGAAGGTGCGGATCGAGGCGATCTCCGGCTACGACGTGGCGATCGAGGTCGAGACCGCACGTGACCGTGGGGTCCTCTTCGCCGAGACCTTCGACCGGCGGCTGGTCGTTCGCCAGGCGGCGGCCGACCCGGTCCAGCCGCAGGAGCACAAGTCCCTGCCGGACAAGCGTTTGGGCTTCGCCGGGGGCCCCCTTGTGGAAAAGCCGGCGCTCACCAACTGA
- a CDS encoding CHAD domain-containing protein, producing the protein MELPADLLDRPAGEAVRRIALALLARAESAAVRLADPTALDPEALHDFRVAVRRLRSCLRAYREPLAESVSKKPLARLRALAAATNPGRDAEVQLAWLARERPTLRPHERAGYDWLAARIERRQQEAYAVVREELLDGFASLADRLRDRLAHYRVEIELDSEDARPQPFRSVLAPALARHAAVLAEDLARVDSLADEKEAHAARLEAKRLRYLLEPLTPALLPTARPALQELRALQDLLGELNDAHLLAEAIGQATAEAAAEQARRLHDLALAGATRELATARRRTARTGLLTLATRLATHRTALFARLDAGWLHGDNARTLLAEIETLVASLDPAA; encoded by the coding sequence ATGGAGCTCCCGGCCGACCTGCTGGATCGGCCCGCCGGCGAAGCGGTGCGACGGATCGCGCTCGCTCTTCTCGCCCGCGCGGAGAGCGCCGCCGTGCGGCTGGCCGATCCCACGGCACTCGATCCCGAGGCGCTGCACGACTTCCGCGTCGCCGTCCGCCGCCTGCGCAGTTGCCTGCGGGCCTACCGCGAACCGCTCGCCGAGAGCGTGTCGAAGAAGCCGCTCGCGCGCCTCCGCGCCCTGGCGGCCGCCACCAACCCGGGCCGCGACGCCGAGGTCCAGCTCGCCTGGCTCGCCCGCGAGCGCCCGACCCTGCGACCGCACGAGCGCGCGGGGTACGACTGGCTCGCCGCCCGCATCGAGAGGCGCCAACAGGAGGCCTACGCCGTCGTGCGCGAGGAGCTCCTCGACGGCTTCGCGTCGCTGGCCGACCGGCTGCGCGACCGCCTGGCGCACTATCGGGTCGAGATCGAGCTCGACAGCGAGGACGCACGCCCCCAACCCTTCCGCTCGGTGCTCGCGCCGGCGCTCGCCCGGCACGCCGCCGTGCTGGCCGAGGACCTCGCCCGCGTCGACTCGCTCGCCGACGAGAAGGAGGCGCACGCCGCGCGACTCGAGGCCAAACGCCTGCGTTACCTGCTCGAGCCGCTGACGCCCGCTCTCCTCCCGACCGCACGCCCGGCGCTCCAGGAGCTTCGCGCCCTGCAGGATCTCCTCGGCGAGCTCAACGACGCCCACCTGCTCGCCGAGGCGATCGGTCAGGCCACCGCCGAAGCCGCCGCCGAACAGGCACGCCGCCTCCACGACCTCGCCCTCGCCGGCGCCACGCGCGAGCTCGCCACCGCCCGCCGCCGCACCGCACGCACCGGCCTCCTCACCCTCGCCACTCGCCTCGCCACCCACCGCACCGCCCTCTTCGCCCGCCTCGACGCGGGTTGGTTGCACGGGGATAACGCACGAACTCTCCTCGCCGAGATCGAGACGCTCGTCGCATCCCTCGACCCCGCCGCCTGA
- a CDS encoding histidine phosphatase family protein, which produces MRLLLVRHAIAVERAAWALRGRPEGDRPLTDTGRARFRKVAAGLQREVAALDRILVGPLRRAVETATLLGAAYGKLAPDVRDELAPGAAAVTSPAALGGWLATAVDAESAVAIALVGQEPQLSLLAGWLLTGEPRSLFDLRKGGACLLELTGPPAPGTARLLWLLEPRQARRLAR; this is translated from the coding sequence ATGCGACTCCTCCTGGTTCGTCATGCGATCGCGGTCGAGCGCGCCGCCTGGGCGCTGCGCGGGCGCCCCGAGGGCGACCGCCCGCTCACCGACACCGGACGTGCGCGCTTCCGCAAGGTCGCCGCCGGCCTGCAGCGCGAGGTCGCCGCGCTCGACCGCATCCTCGTCGGCCCGTTGCGGCGCGCCGTCGAAACGGCAACGCTGCTCGGCGCCGCCTACGGCAAGCTCGCCCCCGACGTGCGCGACGAGCTCGCCCCCGGCGCTGCCGCCGTGACCAGCCCGGCGGCGCTCGGCGGATGGCTCGCGACCGCGGTCGACGCCGAGAGCGCCGTGGCGATCGCGCTCGTCGGCCAGGAGCCGCAGCTCTCGCTCCTCGCCGGTTGGCTGCTCACCGGCGAGCCGCGGTCGCTCTTCGACCTGCGCAAGGGGGGAGCCTGTCTGCTCGAGCTCACCGGCCCCCCCGCCCCCGGCACGGCGCGCCTTCTCTGGCTGCTCGAGCCGCGACAGGCCCGGCGTCTGGCGAGATAG
- a CDS encoding zf-HC2 domain-containing protein — protein MTPECSRFEELLSAHLDGEVEPESAVAALEHALRCPSCRAFYEGSRRIERELAAAADPAEVLPAEALWHGVRRRSGWDAGTGGAAFGRIRRGWIFAIAAGLASVVGLSLWLSLGRGATVPRSEETAARALRETGAGAATVASAANEEPGARRTGVRMTDERFVAITRELLSSDPRYLRAMEGVLREVAPSGDRGGSGEDLPVRGERVGLLPLRGPV, from the coding sequence ATGACCCCCGAGTGTTCACGGTTCGAGGAGCTGCTCTCGGCTCACCTGGACGGCGAGGTCGAGCCGGAGTCGGCGGTCGCGGCGCTCGAGCACGCGCTGCGCTGCCCGTCCTGCCGGGCCTTCTACGAAGGGTCTCGCCGCATCGAGCGGGAGCTCGCCGCGGCGGCGGATCCCGCCGAGGTGCTGCCGGCCGAGGCGCTGTGGCACGGCGTGCGCCGGCGCAGCGGCTGGGATGCGGGCACGGGCGGCGCTGCCTTCGGTCGGATCCGCCGGGGATGGATCTTCGCCATCGCCGCGGGTCTGGCCTCGGTCGTCGGGCTGTCGCTCTGGCTGTCGCTCGGTCGCGGTGCGACGGTGCCGCGGAGCGAGGAGACGGCGGCTCGTGCGCTGCGCGAGACGGGGGCCGGAGCGGCCACGGTCGCCTCGGCGGCGAACGAGGAGCCGGGAGCGCGACGCACCGGGGTGCGGATGACCGACGAGCGGTTCGTCGCCATCACCCGGGAGCTGTTGAGCTCCGACCCGCGCTACCTGCGGGCGATGGAGGGCGTCTTGCGCGAAGTCGCGCCGTCGGGTGACCGCGGCGGGAGCGGGGAAGACCTGCCGGTGCGCGGTGAGCGGGTCGGGCTGCTGCCGTTGCGCGGCCCGGTCTGA
- the ppk1 gene encoding polyphosphate kinase 1 translates to MSPPSAPPRRSRRPPAGRPAGASRFANRELSWLDFNHRVLAEAADPENLLLERLKFLAIYESNLDEFVMKRVGGLQQQVASQVRKLSPDGMSPGRQLEEIRRASLPGLAASRRLLRDELLPALAREGVHVALDWDDVAAADRDWLESFFDRQLFPLLTPLGVDTAHPFPHISNLSLSLAVALRRPGESALRFARVKVPASLPRWTAIDGSTRFVALEAIIARHLDRLFAGMEIVEAYPFRVTRNVAVQPNEEAAADLLEAIQEELQERRFAPVVRLEVVPEMPDWMRRLLEDELEIDDRDRVEVEGPLALRDLFALAALPLPAHREAAWSPVTPPRLAAASRERGDADRAPGLFGEIARGDLLVHHPYDSFATSVLRFVEEAAVDPRVLAIKQTLYRTSRDSPVVKALVEAAERGKQVAVIVELKARFDEARNIEWAEALEEAGAHVAYGVVGYKTHAKVSLAVRQEDQGLRVYSHIATGNYNTDTAELYTDLGLFTCDEAIGADLVRLFNVLTGFVDRPEFGPLWVAPFNMRERSLALIAREIEHRRHGAGARIVAKMNQLEDPEIIEALYAASAAGVEVDLIVRGLCRLRAGVPGLSERIRVISILGRFLEHARIFAFANAGNPEYFLGSADWMSRNLDHRLESMVPVTAPELQVELQAILDLQLADNRKAWDLLPDGRYLQRRPAPGEPLRISQRELMARAVERNACPGPSSSPR, encoded by the coding sequence ATGTCGCCGCCGAGTGCTCCTCCCCGCCGCTCCAGAAGACCGCCCGCCGGACGACCGGCGGGCGCCTCGCGTTTCGCCAATCGCGAGCTTTCGTGGCTCGACTTCAATCATCGCGTGCTCGCCGAGGCGGCCGACCCGGAGAATCTCCTGCTCGAGCGCCTGAAGTTCCTCGCCATCTACGAAAGCAACCTCGACGAGTTCGTGATGAAGCGCGTCGGCGGCTTGCAGCAGCAGGTGGCGAGCCAGGTGCGCAAGCTCTCGCCCGACGGGATGAGCCCCGGTCGTCAACTCGAGGAGATCCGCCGCGCCAGCCTCCCGGGGCTCGCCGCGTCGCGCCGGCTGCTGCGCGACGAGCTGCTGCCCGCCCTGGCGCGCGAAGGGGTGCACGTCGCCCTCGACTGGGACGACGTCGCGGCGGCGGATCGCGACTGGCTCGAGTCGTTCTTCGACCGCCAGCTCTTTCCCCTGCTGACGCCGCTCGGCGTCGACACGGCGCATCCGTTCCCGCACATTTCGAACCTCTCGCTGTCGCTCGCCGTCGCCCTGCGGCGCCCGGGGGAATCGGCGCTGCGCTTCGCGCGCGTCAAGGTCCCTGCCAGCCTGCCGCGCTGGACGGCGATCGACGGCTCGACGCGGTTCGTCGCCCTCGAGGCGATCATCGCGCGACACCTCGACCGGCTCTTCGCCGGCATGGAGATCGTCGAGGCGTATCCCTTCCGGGTCACCCGCAACGTCGCCGTCCAGCCGAACGAAGAGGCTGCGGCCGATCTCCTCGAGGCGATCCAGGAGGAATTGCAGGAGCGCCGCTTCGCGCCGGTGGTGCGCCTCGAGGTCGTCCCCGAGATGCCGGACTGGATGCGCCGTCTGCTCGAGGACGAGCTCGAGATCGACGACCGCGACCGGGTCGAGGTGGAGGGCCCGCTCGCCCTGCGCGATCTCTTCGCGCTCGCCGCACTGCCGTTGCCGGCGCATCGCGAAGCGGCCTGGTCGCCGGTGACGCCTCCCCGTCTCGCGGCGGCGAGCCGCGAGCGGGGCGATGCGGACCGTGCGCCCGGTCTCTTCGGCGAGATCGCCCGCGGCGACCTGCTCGTGCACCATCCCTACGACTCGTTCGCCACCTCGGTCCTGCGCTTCGTCGAAGAGGCGGCGGTCGATCCCCGCGTGCTGGCGATCAAGCAGACGCTCTACCGCACCTCGCGCGACTCGCCGGTGGTCAAGGCGCTCGTCGAGGCCGCCGAGCGCGGCAAGCAGGTGGCGGTGATCGTCGAGCTCAAGGCCCGCTTCGACGAGGCACGCAACATCGAGTGGGCCGAGGCGCTCGAAGAGGCCGGAGCGCACGTGGCCTACGGCGTGGTCGGCTACAAGACGCACGCCAAGGTCTCGCTCGCCGTGCGGCAGGAAGACCAGGGGCTGCGCGTCTACAGCCACATCGCCACCGGCAACTACAACACCGACACCGCCGAGCTCTACACCGATCTCGGCCTCTTCACCTGTGACGAGGCGATCGGTGCCGACCTCGTGCGTCTCTTCAACGTGCTCACCGGCTTCGTCGACCGGCCGGAGTTCGGGCCGCTGTGGGTGGCGCCGTTCAACATGCGGGAGCGTTCGCTCGCCCTCATCGCGCGCGAGATCGAGCACCGCCGCCACGGCGCGGGGGCGCGCATCGTCGCCAAGATGAATCAGCTCGAAGACCCGGAGATCATCGAAGCCCTCTATGCCGCCTCGGCTGCGGGCGTCGAAGTCGACCTGATCGTCCGCGGGCTCTGCCGCTTGCGGGCCGGCGTGCCCGGCCTCTCCGAGCGGATTCGCGTGATCTCGATCCTCGGCCGCTTTCTCGAGCACGCGCGGATCTTCGCCTTCGCCAACGCCGGCAACCCGGAGTACTTCCTCGGCTCGGCCGACTGGATGTCGCGCAACCTCGACCACCGCCTCGAGTCGATGGTGCCGGTCACCGCACCGGAGCTCCAGGTCGAGCTCCAGGCGATCCTCGACCTCCAGCTCGCCGACAACCGCAAGGCCTGGGACCTCCTCCCGGACGGCCGCTACCTCCAGCGCCGCCCCGCACCGGGCGAGCCGCTGCGGATCAGCCAACGAGAGCTGATGGCGCGTGCCGTGGAGCGGAACGCGTGCCCCGGGCCGTCGAGCTCGCCCCGCTGA
- a CDS encoding PAS domain-containing protein, whose amino-acid sequence MTAETAPPAPIATPRNRRLRFSPKLRLALLWPALAALATVTGLLLAALPGLFTSASTQELLDAVRMIAPAIEVPPAGPYEALQRQVGRLAAGTSMRLTVVALDGKVLADSDRSLDEVSHMENHLHRPEIAGALARGEGTAVRHSATIGIDFVYVARLVAAPDGRQWIVRLSQPIAALARLERRFLGVLALAAFAALLAMAAISWWLDRRLFVPLADLIAAAREIGDGEYDTRFDIPSETELATLGLALSRIARRAQEQIAALAAERDHLHTVVDSLADGVLVIDRDGRADTANPVFRDLLGHPAPIAGRTLREVSRQPALSDLVERVRREGGRQTTQVELPPPHRRILDLHATALAGGDGAVVVARDVTESEQLHRMRRDFVANVSHELKTPLAAIRGCAETLSDGALDDPAAAHPFLDRILAHCGRLETLVSDLLMLSRLETAERSRVLSPVDLADLARRVAEQLGDQTAARDTRLTVTATGDATLLGEPDALERMLANLADNAVKYGRPGGAVAIEVEGRPSEVLLRVRDDGPGIPTELLPRVFERFFRLDGGRGRAEGGTGLGLAIVKHTALAHGGTVEIESALGHGSTFHVRLPRTSASS is encoded by the coding sequence GTGACCGCCGAAACCGCCCCGCCCGCCCCGATCGCCACGCCGCGGAACCGCCGTCTGCGCTTCTCGCCGAAGCTCCGGCTGGCGCTCCTCTGGCCGGCGCTGGCAGCGCTCGCGACCGTGACCGGCCTGTTGCTCGCCGCGCTCCCGGGGCTCTTCACCTCGGCCTCGACCCAGGAGCTGCTCGACGCCGTGCGGATGATCGCCCCGGCGATCGAGGTCCCGCCCGCCGGCCCCTACGAAGCGCTCCAGCGGCAGGTCGGGCGTCTCGCCGCCGGCACGTCGATGCGGCTGACCGTCGTCGCCCTCGACGGCAAGGTGCTCGCCGACAGCGACCGCAGCCTCGACGAGGTCTCCCACATGGAGAACCACCTCCACCGCCCGGAGATCGCCGGAGCGCTCGCGCGCGGCGAAGGGACCGCGGTTCGCCACAGCGCGACGATCGGCATCGACTTCGTCTACGTCGCCCGCCTGGTCGCCGCTCCCGATGGCCGCCAGTGGATCGTCCGTCTGTCCCAACCGATCGCCGCGCTCGCCCGCCTCGAACGACGCTTCCTCGGCGTGCTGGCACTCGCCGCGTTCGCCGCGCTCCTGGCGATGGCCGCCATCTCCTGGTGGCTCGACCGGCGCCTCTTCGTGCCGCTTGCCGACCTCATCGCCGCGGCGCGCGAGATCGGCGACGGGGAGTACGACACGCGCTTCGACATCCCGAGCGAGACGGAGCTCGCCACGCTCGGGCTCGCCCTCTCGCGCATCGCCCGCCGCGCCCAGGAGCAGATCGCCGCGCTCGCCGCCGAACGCGACCACCTCCACACCGTGGTCGACTCGCTGGCCGACGGGGTGCTGGTGATCGACCGCGACGGGCGCGCCGACACGGCGAACCCGGTCTTCCGCGACCTGCTCGGGCACCCGGCGCCGATCGCCGGGCGGACGCTGCGCGAAGTGTCGCGCCAGCCGGCGCTCTCCGACCTCGTCGAACGCGTTCGCCGGGAGGGCGGCCGGCAGACGACGCAGGTCGAGTTGCCGCCGCCGCACCGGCGCATCCTCGACCTGCACGCCACGGCGCTCGCCGGCGGCGACGGCGCCGTCGTCGTCGCCCGGGACGTGACCGAGTCCGAGCAGCTCCACCGGATGCGTCGCGACTTCGTGGCCAACGTCTCGCACGAGCTCAAGACACCGCTCGCGGCGATCCGCGGCTGCGCCGAGACGCTCTCGGACGGCGCGCTCGACGACCCGGCCGCGGCACACCCCTTCCTCGACCGGATCCTCGCCCACTGCGGGCGGCTCGAGACGCTGGTCTCCGACCTGCTGATGCTGTCGCGACTCGAGACCGCGGAGCGTTCGCGGGTCCTCTCGCCGGTCGACCTCGCCGACCTCGCCCGCCGGGTCGCCGAGCAGCTCGGCGACCAGACGGCGGCACGCGACACCCGCCTCACGGTCACCGCCACCGGCGACGCCACGCTCCTCGGCGAACCCGACGCGCTCGAGCGGATGCTCGCCAACCTCGCCGACAACGCGGTCAAGTACGGGCGCCCGGGGGGAGCGGTCGCCATCGAGGTCGAAGGACGGCCGAGCGAGGTCCTCCTGCGCGTGCGCGACGACGGCCCGGGCATTCCGACCGAGCTCCTGCCGCGCGTCTTCGAGCGCTTCTTCCGCCTCGACGGCGGACGCGGTCGAGCGGAAGGGGGGACCGGTCTCGGCCTGGCGATCGTCAAGCACACGGCGCTCGCCCACGGCGGCACGGTCGAGATCGAGAGCGCCCTCGGCCACGGCTCGACCTTCCACGTGCGGCTGCCGCGCACCTCGGCATCCTCCTAG
- a CDS encoding RNA polymerase sigma factor, translating into MTVPSPASPTPSAESSWRAAWERHGASLLDFLRRRTRRREDAEDLLQEAFAKAIRARPEGLPDDALRPYLFATAQHLLADRRERQGEVLFSEVAAPGHELDPIDARIVSPEDRAASGQLRSRLRETLGQLPPAHRTAYELAVLGRLPYEEVRRRTGWSAEAVRVNVHRARRRVLSELAAELEGAVS; encoded by the coding sequence ATGACGGTCCCGTCACCCGCCTCACCCACCCCCTCCGCCGAGTCTTCCTGGCGCGCCGCCTGGGAGCGCCACGGGGCGAGCCTCCTCGATTTCCTGCGCCGTCGGACCCGGCGGCGGGAGGATGCCGAGGACCTCCTCCAGGAGGCCTTTGCCAAAGCGATCCGCGCCCGACCCGAGGGCCTGCCGGACGACGCCTTGCGGCCCTACCTCTTCGCCACCGCCCAACACCTGCTCGCCGATCGACGCGAGCGCCAGGGGGAGGTGCTCTTCTCCGAGGTGGCCGCACCGGGCCACGAGCTCGATCCGATCGATGCGCGGATCGTCTCGCCGGAGGATCGCGCGGCCAGCGGACAGCTTCGTTCGCGCCTGCGCGAGACGCTGGGTCAGCTTCCCCCGGCGCATCGCACGGCCTACGAGCTGGCGGTCCTCGGCAGGCTCCCGTACGAAGAGGTCCGCCGGCGCACCGGGTGGAGCGCCGAGGCGGTCCGGGTCAACGTCCACCGGGCGCGGCGTCGCGTCTTGTCCGAGCTCGCCGCCGAGCTGGAAGGAGCTGTGTCATGA
- a CDS encoding porin — protein MRKPLLLAVCFGLVALLAGQVGAQPLMGLFYQEAEKDGRVYVFNSPERFKSWQASGEIGTAITLVGRAEGGMTLVGENETAIDLYLFKHNLPGYERPTPKPYAPPFNVSWKDGVTTIESKNATLNLNNRMQIRFTSEDLDPASSSQPERDSFRVRRMETKMSGWVYTKDLTYELELNWADTANVVNDANFQWDLTHGKKNLMVKAGQFKVPFGRQELSSSTVQEFVDRSIVAGEFERGRDIGLQLWGTPFGGKLDWRVGVFNGNGRTVTRNDNDDLQLNARVTWQPFGDAKYSEGDFESTDRPLLAIAAQYENNTLPIAAAGGVAAHARERTITGGDIVFKYRGLFLFGELFDATNDRTNNLVSFDNSGYNLQAGYFVIPKRLELAVRYAELDPNADRDNDERTETGLAVGYFFNKHPHKLQADYREIENKASKQKDRELRLQYQIMF, from the coding sequence ATGCGAAAGCCGCTGTTGCTCGCCGTCTGTTTCGGCCTCGTCGCCCTGCTCGCCGGCCAGGTCGGCGCCCAGCCCCTGATGGGCCTCTTCTACCAGGAGGCCGAGAAGGACGGCCGCGTCTACGTCTTCAACTCGCCCGAGCGCTTCAAGTCCTGGCAGGCCTCGGGCGAGATCGGCACCGCGATCACCCTCGTCGGCCGCGCCGAAGGCGGCATGACGCTCGTCGGCGAGAACGAGACGGCGATCGACCTCTACCTGTTCAAGCACAACCTTCCCGGCTACGAGCGGCCGACGCCGAAGCCGTACGCGCCGCCGTTCAACGTCTCGTGGAAAGACGGCGTCACCACCATCGAAAGCAAGAACGCCACGCTCAACCTCAACAACCGGATGCAGATCCGCTTCACCAGCGAGGACCTCGACCCGGCGAGCTCGAGCCAGCCGGAGCGTGACAGCTTCCGCGTGCGTCGCATGGAAACGAAGATGTCCGGCTGGGTCTACACCAAGGACCTGACCTACGAGCTCGAGCTCAACTGGGCCGACACCGCCAACGTCGTCAACGACGCCAACTTCCAGTGGGACCTGACGCACGGCAAGAAGAACCTCATGGTCAAGGCCGGCCAGTTCAAGGTGCCGTTCGGCCGCCAGGAGCTGTCGTCGTCGACCGTCCAGGAGTTCGTCGACCGCTCGATCGTCGCCGGGGAGTTCGAGCGCGGACGCGACATCGGCCTGCAGCTCTGGGGCACGCCGTTCGGCGGCAAGCTCGACTGGCGCGTCGGCGTCTTCAACGGCAACGGCCGGACGGTCACGCGCAACGACAACGACGACCTGCAGCTCAACGCCCGCGTGACTTGGCAGCCGTTCGGCGACGCGAAGTACTCCGAGGGCGACTTCGAGAGCACGGACCGGCCGTTGCTCGCCATCGCCGCCCAGTACGAGAACAACACGTTGCCGATTGCCGCGGCGGGCGGCGTCGCGGCTCATGCGCGCGAGCGCACGATCACCGGCGGCGACATCGTCTTCAAGTACCGCGGGCTCTTCCTCTTCGGCGAGCTCTTCGACGCCACCAACGACCGCACGAACAACCTGGTCAGCTTCGACAACAGCGGCTACAACCTGCAGGCCGGCTACTTCGTGATTCCGAAGCGGCTCGAGCTCGCCGTTCGCTACGCCGAGCTCGACCCCAACGCCGACCGGGACAACGACGAGCGCACCGAGACCGGATTGGCGGTCGGCTACTTCTTCAACAAGCACCCGCACAAGCTGCAGGCCGACTATCGCGAGATCGAGAACAAGGCGAGCAAGCAGAAGGACCGCGAGCTCCGCCTGCAGTACCAGATCATGTTCTGA
- the phoU gene encoding phosphate signaling complex protein PhoU — protein MERSLHHHLDEIRQDLLRMGGLVEEMLAGAMQALIDRDAAHAAVVIATDHEVDQLEKRIDGNVNAAIALFQPTAVDLRFLVSVMKAANDLERIGDSAVNIAQAVEVLNQEPPLKPYIDLPHLSVLVRRMVQDSLDAFVERDAAKAVDVCRRDDEVDGLYKQLFRELLTYMIEDPKSITRALHLLLVARNFERVADHATNIAEDVVYYVEGRDIRHGGPLPSGA, from the coding sequence ATGGAACGAAGCCTCCACCACCACCTCGACGAGATCCGCCAGGACCTGCTGCGCATGGGAGGCCTGGTCGAAGAGATGCTGGCCGGGGCGATGCAGGCGCTGATCGACCGCGACGCGGCCCATGCCGCGGTCGTCATCGCCACCGATCACGAAGTCGACCAGCTCGAAAAGCGCATCGACGGCAACGTCAACGCGGCGATCGCCCTCTTCCAGCCGACGGCGGTCGACCTGCGCTTCCTCGTCTCGGTGATGAAGGCGGCCAACGATCTCGAGCGCATCGGCGACTCGGCGGTCAACATCGCCCAGGCGGTCGAGGTGCTCAACCAGGAGCCGCCGCTCAAGCCCTACATCGACCTGCCGCACCTCTCGGTGCTGGTCCGGCGGATGGTCCAGGACAGCCTCGACGCCTTCGTCGAACGCGACGCCGCCAAGGCGGTCGACGTCTGCCGCCGCGACGACGAGGTCGACGGCCTGTACAAGCAGCTCTTCCGCGAGCTCCTGACCTACATGATCGAGGACCCGAAGAGCATCACCCGGGCCCTCCACCTGCTGCTCGTGGCGCGCAATTTCGAGCGCGTCGCCGATCACGCGACGAACATCGCCGAGGACGTCGTCTACTACGTCGAGGGCCGCGACATCCGTCACGGCGGCCCGCTCCCCTCCGGCGCCTGA